A part of Desulfobacter sp. genomic DNA contains:
- the lgt gene encoding prolipoprotein diacylglyceryl transferase, whose product MAYDFFIWDASPVLIQVGGFDIRWYGVFFATAFLLGQYLMTRIYTRENKPLCDLPALMNYMIIGTLTGARLAHCLFYDPMYYFSHPLDIFKIWEGGLASHGGAAGILLALWMYSRKKPDQPFIWLVDRIAVAAALGGALIRLGNFFNSEIYGQYTDLPWAVVFARIDSFPRHPSQLYESIVCLAAFFILGAVYRQYRHRPPAGLLSGIFLAVIFTIRFFLEFLKVPQAAYTTGLGLNTGQLISIPFLVAGFILMIRAKMPKG is encoded by the coding sequence ATGGCATACGATTTTTTTATTTGGGACGCCTCGCCTGTACTTATCCAGGTCGGCGGTTTTGACATCCGATGGTACGGGGTATTTTTTGCCACTGCCTTTTTACTGGGCCAGTATCTCATGACCCGGATTTATACCCGGGAAAACAAGCCCCTCTGCGACCTGCCCGCCCTGATGAACTATATGATTATCGGCACCCTTACCGGCGCCCGCCTCGCCCATTGCCTCTTCTATGATCCCATGTATTATTTCAGCCACCCCCTGGATATTTTCAAAATATGGGAAGGCGGGCTGGCCAGCCACGGCGGTGCGGCAGGTATTCTTTTAGCCCTTTGGATGTATTCCCGGAAAAAACCGGACCAGCCGTTTATATGGCTGGTTGACAGAATTGCCGTTGCAGCAGCCCTGGGCGGCGCCCTGATCCGGCTGGGCAACTTTTTCAATTCGGAAATTTACGGGCAATATACCGATCTGCCGTGGGCCGTGGTCTTCGCCCGGATAGATTCTTTCCCCAGGCATCCCAGCCAGTTATACGAATCTATTGTCTGCCTGGCCGCCTTTTTTATCCTGGGGGCAGTCTACCGCCAATACAGGCACCGGCCGCCTGCCGGGCTCCTTTCCGGTATCTTTCTGGCCGTTATCTTTACCATCCGCTTTTTTCTGGAATTTTTAAAAGTCCCCCAGGCGGCCTACACCACCGGCCTGGGACTGAATACCGGACAATTGATCAGTATCCCTTTTCTGGTTGCGGGATTCATACTGATGATCCGTGCGAAAATGCCCAAGGGATAG
- a CDS encoding MFS transporter, translating to MKSASHSPGVTLFVVSSVQFLTPFMMSAVGVALPAIGSDFHAGAAQLGLVEMVFILAFALIMLPAGRMADIHGRKKIFISGTLVFIAATLILGLSSGMNLFILFRFIQGTGAAMITATSVAILSSIFPPEKRGQAMGVIVGAVYIGLSAGPTLAGFMITHLGWRWIFFGALPLEISALILTLTRLKGEWRSAKGMPFDWTGSLIYMGALSALIYGAAHLDQGRVYAGMMAAGILGLVIFFRYETRSPSPILDTDLLRKNSLFALSNLATLINYAASFGVTFFFSLYLQQVRGIPPQNAGLILVIQPLIQAVLSPMAGKLADTHPPARIASLGMGICTLALGICATIDAGTSMIQLYGTLGLLGLGFALFSSPNMTTIMGSVTPQHYGIASSFAATMRNMGMLTAMTLITFILNLFMGNAPVTPGTADAYLAAMHTGFIIFTGIGFAGVLCSFGRLSFKPGKGIHSTR from the coding sequence ATGAAGTCCGCTTCCCACTCCCCGGGCGTCACCCTGTTTGTGGTCTCCTCGGTCCAGTTCCTCACCCCCTTTATGATGTCGGCGGTGGGGGTGGCCCTCCCCGCCATCGGTTCTGATTTTCATGCCGGTGCCGCCCAGCTCGGCCTGGTGGAAATGGTCTTCATCCTGGCTTTTGCCCTGATCATGCTCCCGGCCGGACGCATGGCCGACATCCACGGCCGAAAGAAGATATTTATCTCCGGCACCCTGGTGTTCATCGCCGCCACCCTGATCCTGGGCCTGAGTTCGGGCATGAATCTGTTCATCCTCTTTCGCTTCATCCAGGGCACCGGCGCGGCCATGATCACCGCCACCAGTGTGGCCATCCTCTCCTCGATCTTTCCGCCGGAAAAACGGGGACAGGCCATGGGGGTGATTGTGGGGGCCGTCTACATCGGCCTGTCCGCCGGCCCCACCCTGGCCGGTTTCATGATCACCCATCTGGGATGGCGCTGGATATTTTTTGGCGCCCTTCCCCTGGAAATCTCCGCCCTGATCCTGACCCTCACCCGCCTGAAGGGAGAATGGCGCTCTGCCAAAGGGATGCCCTTTGACTGGACCGGCAGCCTGATTTACATGGGCGCTCTTTCCGCCCTGATTTACGGAGCCGCCCACCTGGACCAGGGCCGGGTGTATGCCGGAATGATGGCGGCCGGCATCCTGGGACTGGTTATCTTTTTCCGCTATGAAACCCGGTCCCCCTCCCCCATCCTGGACACCGACCTGCTGCGGAAAAACAGCCTCTTTGCCCTGAGCAACCTGGCCACCCTGATCAACTATGCCGCCTCCTTCGGGGTCACCTTTTTTTTCAGCCTCTATCTCCAGCAGGTCCGGGGGATCCCCCCCCAGAACGCCGGCCTGATTCTGGTCATCCAGCCCCTGATCCAGGCCGTGCTTTCACCCATGGCCGGGAAACTGGCCGACACCCATCCCCCGGCCCGCATCGCCTCCCTGGGCATGGGGATCTGCACCCTGGCCCTGGGAATCTGCGCCACCATTGACGCGGGGACATCCATGATTCAACTCTACGGCACCCTGGGACTGCTGGGACTGGGCTTTGCCCTGTTTTCATCCCCCAATATGACCACCATCATGGGCAGCGTCACCCCGCAGCATTACGGCATTGCTTCCAGCTTTGCCGCCACCATGCGCAACATGGGGATGCTGACGGCCATGACCCTGATCACCTTTATCCTCAACCTGTTCATGGGAAATGCCCCGGTCACCCCCGGGACGGCCGACGCCTATCTGGCAGCCATGCACACAGGTTTTATTATTTTCACCGGAATCGGCTTTGCAGGCGTCCTCTGCTCCTTTGGCCGGCTCTCCTTCAAACCTGGAAAAGGTATCCATTCGACCCGTTAA
- a CDS encoding MarR family transcriptional regulator: MSHLTARRTSFGYRFAMIHRLNRALAGDRLKALGLTLAQIPFLMELLHQDRAMTQLELSQCLVIDPGATARNLDQLEKKGWVRREINPENRRQKLVSPTQNARDHEKELISALSGASAPLVSDFSEVEKKEILALLDRIIANGMAAKQEGQTP, translated from the coding sequence ATGTCCCATTTAACGGCACGCAGGACATCATTCGGATATCGGTTTGCCATGATCCACCGGCTGAACCGGGCGCTGGCCGGAGACCGCCTCAAGGCACTGGGCCTCACCCTGGCCCAGATCCCTTTTCTAATGGAACTCCTCCACCAGGACAGGGCCATGACCCAGCTTGAACTCTCCCAATGCCTGGTCATCGACCCGGGGGCCACCGCCCGGAATCTGGACCAATTGGAAAAAAAAGGCTGGGTCCGGCGGGAAATCAATCCGGAAAACCGACGCCAGAAGCTGGTTTCCCCCACCCAAAATGCCCGGGACCATGAAAAGGAGCTGATTTCAGCCCTGTCCGGGGCCTCAGCCCCCCTGGTATCGGACTTTTCAGAGGTGGAAAAAAAAGAAATCCTGGCCCTTCTGGACCGGATCATCGCCAACGGCATGGCCGCCAAACAGGAGGGACAGACGCCATGA
- a CDS encoding OmpA family protein, giving the protein MMNRISTTAVLFTALIFGCTFTGVSCAHKQAVASPEEAPATPAAAKEEGQVPDTKAPEDRAKEVATVREGDMEKSGEEKTLSQEKQGLEKTAAERDRFEGETIPFEFDSARLCDRAKELLREKAAWMAAHPGIFVTIEGHCDIRGTEPYNQTLGEERAVAVKSYLAGLGILPQRMTCVSFGEAQPLATGTQEADHQMNRRARFLIVPHPDELPAS; this is encoded by the coding sequence ATGATGAACAGAATTTCAACAACCGCCGTTCTTTTTACCGCCCTTATTTTCGGATGCACCTTTACAGGGGTGTCCTGTGCCCACAAACAGGCCGTGGCCTCCCCCGAAGAGGCCCCGGCGACGCCCGCCGCAGCAAAAGAAGAGGGACAGGTGCCCGACACTAAGGCGCCGGAAGACCGGGCTAAGGAAGTGGCCACGGTCCGGGAGGGTGACATGGAAAAAAGCGGGGAAGAAAAGACGCTTTCCCAGGAAAAGCAAGGGCTTGAAAAAACAGCAGCTGAAAGGGACCGGTTCGAGGGTGAAACCATCCCCTTTGAATTTGACAGCGCCCGCCTCTGCGACAGGGCCAAGGAACTGCTCAGGGAAAAAGCGGCCTGGATGGCGGCTCATCCGGGTATCTTCGTGACCATTGAAGGACACTGCGATATCCGGGGCACCGAGCCTTACAACCAGACCCTGGGGGAAGAACGGGCCGTCGCAGTAAAATCTTATCTTGCCGGCCTGGGCATCCTGCCCCAGCGGATGACCTGTGTCAGTTTCGGGGAGGCACAGCCCCTGGCCACAGGAACCCAAGAGGCGGACCACCAGATGAACCGGCGGGCCCGGTTCTTAATTGTCCCCCATCCCGATGAATTGCCCGCCTCTTAA
- a CDS encoding arylesterase — protein MKKVGLILVLAAAGFLGYRFLGGDAGYEIKNIPISVSRIVCFGDSLTYGVGASREKDYPSRLAGLTGIEVINSGISGNTTADGLARLQEDVLDYQPDVVLITLGGNDLKNRVAKDRARANLIAIIRGIQDAGAMVVLGGLDIPLYGRGFSDMYAAVARETGAVLIPNIFDGIFGNRRLMSDPIHPNDKGYEIMAGYFYRALLPYLNS, from the coding sequence ATGAAAAAGGTGGGTTTGATTCTGGTTCTGGCTGCTGCCGGATTTTTGGGATACCGGTTTCTGGGCGGAGATGCCGGTTATGAAATTAAAAATATCCCCATATCCGTTTCCCGCATTGTCTGTTTCGGGGACAGCCTGACCTACGGGGTCGGCGCCTCCAGGGAGAAGGATTACCCTTCCCGCCTGGCCGGGTTGACCGGCATTGAAGTGATCAATTCCGGGATTTCGGGCAATACCACCGCCGACGGCCTGGCCCGGCTCCAGGAAGATGTACTGGATTACCAGCCCGATGTGGTGCTCATCACCCTGGGGGGCAACGATTTGAAGAACCGGGTGGCCAAGGACAGGGCCCGGGCCAATCTCATTGCCATCATCCGGGGCATCCAGGATGCCGGGGCCATGGTGGTCCTCGGAGGCCTGGACATTCCCCTGTACGGCAGGGGGTTTTCCGACATGTATGCCGCCGTGGCCCGGGAGACCGGGGCGGTGCTCATCCCCAACATCTTTGATGGGATATTCGGCAACCGTCGCCTCATGAGCGATCCCATCCATCCCAATGACAAGGGCTACGAAATCATGGCCGGGTATTTTTACCGGGCCCTGCTCCCCTATCTCAACTCCTAG
- a CDS encoding TetR/AcrR family transcriptional regulator — translation MGRKSKADQRRTQIIQAFYQCVVDAGLAGASIRKIAEAAGVQPSTLHHYFTGRDEIIEEAVAYYTDGIFEGFRTQMKGEAGEGGAENKDGPTLDQAISFIFSKGMINEEHTGFFLECLVAARGNPRIRATIARLFERFRNAVIEHLVQVPGFEDLAPARQELLASTIVAVHEGIELQWFADPGRVDLARTLETTKDIISFFIRESNPGQSASKGG, via the coding sequence ATGGGCAGAAAGAGTAAGGCAGACCAGCGTCGCACCCAGATCATCCAGGCCTTTTATCAATGCGTGGTGGATGCCGGCCTTGCCGGCGCCTCCATCCGGAAAATCGCCGAGGCCGCAGGGGTCCAGCCCTCCACCCTCCACCATTATTTTACAGGGCGGGATGAAATCATTGAAGAGGCCGTGGCCTATTATACCGATGGCATTTTCGAAGGGTTCCGGACCCAGATGAAGGGGGAGGCCGGAGAGGGCGGGGCTGAAAACAAGGACGGGCCGACCCTGGACCAGGCCATCTCATTCATTTTTTCCAAGGGCATGATCAATGAGGAGCACACCGGATTTTTTCTGGAATGCCTGGTGGCGGCCAGGGGAAATCCCCGGATCAGGGCCACCATTGCCCGGCTCTTTGAACGGTTCCGCAATGCCGTCATTGAGCACCTGGTTCAGGTGCCCGGCTTTGAGGACCTTGCCCCGGCCCGCCAGGAATTGCTGGCGTCCACCATCGTTGCCGTCCATGAGGGCATTGAACTGCAGTGGTTCGCGGACCCGGGCAGGGTGGACCTGGCCCGGACCCTGGAAACCACCAAAGATATTATTTCATTTTTTATTCGTGAATCCAACCCAGGGCAGTCTGCTTCCAAAGGAGGATGA
- a CDS encoding alanine racemase, translating to MDWNRSYQAYSKVFKNHRFPLAFVDLDRFDRNVAYVAATQAVTGKTIRVASKSIRSVDLIRRVFEKGGPAFKGILAFTVEEAVFLSGHGFEDILVAYPSVQETDLALAAGKIGAGADITLMADSMAHLERISAAAQAAGTLIRVCLDVDMSFRALGGRLHLGVRRSPLFSPDQVIGLAARARDLPGIRIAGLMGYEAQIASLNDDLPGQGLKNRFLRAFKRRSVRELTRRRGRMVREIQHLGIELEVVNGGGSGSLMSTGRDDSVTEVTAGSAFFAPGLFTHFHEVNFEPAAFFGLRVARIPKPAMATCLGGGYVGSGEVNANRLPWPVMPQGLSYLPMEGAGEVQTPLVLGTACPELKVNDPVFFQHAKAGELCERFNELFLVQANQCTGAVPTYRGEGHAFL from the coding sequence ATGGACTGGAACCGGTCGTACCAGGCGTATTCTAAAGTTTTTAAAAACCATCGTTTTCCCCTGGCCTTTGTGGACCTGGACCGGTTCGACCGGAACGTGGCCTATGTGGCCGCCACCCAGGCCGTAACGGGAAAGACCATCCGTGTGGCTTCCAAATCCATTAGGAGTGTGGATCTGATCCGGCGGGTGTTTGAAAAAGGCGGCCCGGCCTTTAAGGGGATTCTGGCCTTTACCGTTGAAGAGGCGGTGTTTTTAAGCGGACATGGATTTGAGGATATTCTGGTGGCCTACCCCTCGGTCCAGGAGACGGACCTGGCCCTGGCGGCCGGGAAGATAGGAGCGGGGGCGGATATCACCCTGATGGCCGATTCCATGGCTCACCTGGAACGCATCTCCGCTGCGGCCCAGGCCGCGGGCACCCTGATCCGGGTCTGCCTGGACGTGGACATGTCCTTCCGCGCCCTGGGGGGCCGGCTTCACCTGGGGGTGCGCCGCAGCCCGCTCTTTTCACCGGACCAGGTCATCGGCCTGGCCGCCCGGGCCAGGGATCTGCCCGGCATCAGGATCGCCGGGCTCATGGGGTACGAGGCCCAGATTGCCTCCCTCAACGACGACCTGCCGGGCCAGGGATTGAAAAACCGGTTTCTCCGGGCATTCAAACGACGTTCGGTGAGGGAACTGACCCGGCGCCGGGGACGGATGGTCCGGGAAATTCAACACCTTGGCATTGAACTTGAGGTGGTGAACGGCGGGGGAAGCGGCAGCCTCATGTCCACGGGAAGGGACGACAGCGTCACCGAGGTGACGGCGGGGTCCGCCTTTTTTGCCCCTGGGCTGTTTACCCATTTCCATGAGGTGAATTTTGAACCGGCCGCCTTTTTCGGCCTCCGGGTGGCAAGGATTCCCAAGCCCGCCATGGCCACCTGCCTGGGCGGGGGCTATGTGGGGTCCGGCGAGGTCAATGCCAACCGCCTGCCCTGGCCGGTGATGCCCCAGGGGCTTTCATATCTGCCCATGGAAGGGGCCGGGGAGGTCCAGACCCCCCTGGTGCTGGGGACGGCGTGTCCGGAATTGAAGGTGAACGATCCGGTTTTTTTCCAGCATGCCAAGGCCGGGGAACTCTGCGAGCGGTTTAATGAGTTGTTTCTTGTACAGGCGAATCAATGCACGGGCGCCGTCCCCACCTACCGGGGGGAAGGCCACGCATTTCTATAA
- a CDS encoding GMC family oxidoreductase has product MAPFRRFDFIIVGAGISGPFIADELCRAGADCLLIEAGRRYTRKTYPPNSMDGNAQLYWSGGVELGHDCKIAFLRPKAVGGGSIVNQALVDRFDEEAWGAWRDQSGVDFFNVEDMAPWYDKAESAIEIQEIPAEFRNKNAEIFDQGFKNLNYQSAPLRRAQSNCRLEEGNCCIECLNGCRLGSKQSTPETVLKTALENGLTLVPDMEVVRVKDTGGQMEVYGREAGGGEALFKGRHLVLASGAIGNARLLLNSGFGKELPHIGKGFFCHPQFMSFGVYQEKINSHMGAFQAFKSDDKGFRKEGFKLENVYAGPEGIALLVPGYGRPHHEKMEQLSHFACMEVCTRDTHPGRITVNRKGKAMIRKVQNEEDLRRQNKGQEVIANIFRSTGAKEIIHGKFGIGLHLMGCCAMGTDPAHSVVSPEFSLHGHSRIFAADSSVFPNAPGINPSLTIMALAKRAAHTILGTQTKGGAQ; this is encoded by the coding sequence GTGGCACCATTCCGCAGGTTTGACTTCATCATCGTGGGGGCCGGAATTTCAGGCCCTTTTATTGCTGACGAGCTGTGCCGGGCCGGGGCGGACTGCCTGCTCATCGAAGCGGGCAGACGGTATACCCGGAAAACCTATCCCCCCAACAGCATGGACGGAAATGCCCAGCTGTATTGGTCCGGCGGCGTCGAGCTGGGCCATGACTGCAAAATCGCCTTTCTGCGGCCCAAGGCCGTGGGGGGGGGCTCCATTGTGAACCAGGCCCTGGTGGACCGGTTTGACGAGGAGGCATGGGGGGCCTGGCGGGATCAGTCCGGGGTGGATTTTTTCAATGTTGAGGATATGGCGCCCTGGTATGACAAGGCGGAAAGCGCCATCGAAATCCAGGAGATCCCGGCAGAATTCAGGAATAAGAATGCCGAAATTTTTGACCAGGGCTTCAAGAATCTGAATTACCAGAGCGCCCCCCTGCGCCGGGCCCAGAGCAACTGCCGCCTGGAAGAGGGGAATTGCTGCATTGAATGCCTCAACGGCTGCCGCCTGGGCTCCAAACAGTCCACCCCGGAGACGGTACTGAAAACCGCCCTTGAAAACGGCCTGACCCTGGTGCCGGATATGGAGGTGGTCCGGGTCAAGGATACCGGGGGACAGATGGAGGTCTACGGCCGGGAAGCCGGTGGCGGGGAGGCCCTGTTTAAGGGGCGCCACCTGGTCCTGGCCAGCGGTGCCATCGGCAATGCCCGCTTGCTGCTCAACTCGGGCTTCGGCAAAGAACTGCCCCACATCGGCAAAGGGTTTTTCTGCCATCCCCAGTTCATGAGTTTCGGGGTGTACCAAGAGAAGATCAATTCCCACATGGGCGCTTTCCAGGCCTTTAAATCCGATGACAAGGGGTTTCGGAAGGAAGGGTTCAAGCTGGAGAATGTCTATGCCGGACCGGAGGGAATCGCCCTTCTGGTGCCGGGGTACGGCCGCCCCCACCATGAAAAAATGGAACAGCTTTCCCACTTCGCCTGTATGGAGGTCTGCACCCGGGATACCCATCCGGGGAGGATCACGGTGAACCGTAAGGGAAAGGCCATGATCCGGAAGGTCCAGAATGAAGAGGATCTCAGGCGGCAGAATAAGGGGCAGGAGGTTATCGCCAATATTTTCAGGTCCACCGGCGCCAAGGAGATCATCCACGGCAAATTCGGCATCGGCCTCCATCTCATGGGCTGCTGCGCCATGGGCACGGATCCGGCCCACTCTGTGGTCAGCCCGGAGTTCAGCCTCCACGGCCACTCCCGGATCTTTGCGGCGGATTCCTCCGTATTTCCCAATGCCCCGGGGATCAATCCCTCCCTCACCATCATGGCCCTGGCCAAGCGGGCGGCCCACACCATCCTCGGCACCCAGACAAAAGGAGGTGCACAATGA
- a CDS encoding aldehyde dehydrogenase family protein: protein MSVNLDEPSPDDIAALYGRARDAQAEIRDWGVKKRLEFITALKAVILEHQEYILDRVQQDTGKSRFDAITAEIFGVLDFLDYLEKNALKFLGDRKVPTPFALMGKKSKVYFEPLGTALLISPWNYPFYQAIVPITQAFITGNAVVFKPSSATPLKGLVEELLAKAGFRPGWVQVVYGSGGKVGDALVDGKPDKIFLIGSQTVGKHVMEKAARHLIPVELELGGKDPMVVFDDVNIGRAVAGAIWGAFTTTGQSCTSVERLFVHEEIYETFKETLVRETLALTQARNDDGDTDIGPMCTQSQVAAIAAQVADAREKGAIFLTGGDWDGKSEFIPPMVIEGVTPDMLMDKEENFGPLLPLYSFSSESQAVELANDPEYGLSASVWSKDLKRADRVARAIYTGNVSINNVMLTEGNHALPFGGVGKSGFGRYKGEFGFYAFTNIKAILVDKDSAKMEANWFPYTRKKYQIFSDLTRALYSPGKLRGLVLGAYHGLRLETYVGKLAKKGRRT, encoded by the coding sequence ATGTCCGTGAATCTGGACGAGCCTTCTCCTGACGATATTGCCGCCCTCTATGGCCGGGCCCGGGACGCCCAGGCCGAGATCCGGGACTGGGGCGTGAAAAAGCGGCTGGAATTTATCACGGCACTCAAGGCCGTTATCCTCGAACACCAGGAGTATATCCTGGACCGGGTACAGCAGGATACGGGAAAATCCCGGTTTGACGCCATCACCGCGGAAATTTTCGGGGTTCTGGATTTTCTGGATTACCTGGAAAAGAATGCCTTAAAGTTCCTGGGGGACAGGAAGGTGCCCACCCCCTTCGCCCTCATGGGGAAAAAATCCAAGGTTTATTTCGAGCCCCTGGGCACGGCCCTGCTCATTTCCCCCTGGAATTATCCCTTTTACCAGGCCATCGTGCCCATCACCCAGGCCTTTATCACGGGCAATGCAGTGGTGTTCAAACCCTCCTCCGCCACCCCCCTCAAGGGCCTGGTGGAGGAACTGCTGGCCAAGGCGGGGTTCAGGCCCGGCTGGGTCCAGGTGGTTTACGGCAGCGGGGGCAAGGTGGGGGATGCCCTGGTGGACGGGAAACCGGACAAGATTTTTCTCATCGGCAGCCAGACCGTGGGAAAGCATGTGATGGAGAAGGCGGCACGCCACCTTATCCCCGTGGAACTGGAACTGGGGGGAAAGGACCCCATGGTGGTCTTCGACGACGTGAACATCGGACGGGCCGTGGCCGGGGCCATATGGGGGGCATTTACCACCACGGGCCAGTCCTGCACCTCGGTGGAACGGCTTTTTGTCCATGAGGAAATTTACGAAACCTTCAAGGAGACCCTTGTCCGGGAGACCCTGGCTCTGACCCAGGCCCGCAACGATGACGGCGATACCGACATCGGCCCCATGTGCACCCAAAGCCAGGTTGCGGCCATTGCCGCCCAGGTGGCCGATGCCAGGGAAAAGGGGGCAATTTTCCTCACCGGCGGGGACTGGGACGGAAAATCCGAATTTATCCCGCCCATGGTCATTGAGGGGGTGACCCCGGATATGCTCATGGATAAGGAAGAAAATTTCGGGCCGCTGCTGCCCCTCTATTCATTTTCCAGCGAATCCCAGGCCGTTGAACTGGCCAATGACCCGGAATACGGGCTTTCCGCCTCGGTGTGGTCCAAGGATCTGAAACGGGCCGACCGGGTGGCCCGGGCCATTTATACGGGTAATGTCTCCATCAACAACGTCATGCTCACCGAAGGCAACCATGCCCTGCCCTTCGGCGGGGTGGGCAAGAGCGGTTTCGGCCGGTACAAGGGGGAATTCGGGTTTTACGCCTTCACCAATATCAAGGCCATCCTGGTGGATAAGGATTCCGCCAAGATGGAGGCCAACTGGTTCCCCTACACCCGGAAAAAGTACCAGATTTTTTCCGACCTGACCCGGGCCCTCTATTCTCCGGGGAAACTCCGGGGGCTGGTGCTGGGCGCTTACCACGGCCTTCGCCTGGAAACCTATGTGGGCAAGCTGGCCAAAAAGGGGCGGCGGACCTGA
- a CDS encoding helix-turn-helix domain-containing protein translates to MTAPSGQIINRVKHYRQKAKLSQTGLADLVGLKRQAIYDIESGKYLPNTGVALKLARHLGCRVEDLFYEAASDAAGPVVMGEDAAMGDGRVSVVKVRDRLVAYPVDGRFSFPNQLRPADGVFEKKKGRIRFFGSEAGLETTVLLLGCDPAFSLLAAHASRVDPNLRMGCRFASTHTALDRLAQSKTHLAGMHLHNSPGEEANVALARKKLAGTGATIIGFSMMEEGLMVAGGNPLRINGADDLAQPGIRFINREPGAALRILMDGLLAQARIPGTAIQGYDIEVKGHNQGAQMIACGMADAALGLRPVAEAFGLDFIPLAEVRCDLVVPADLMADPRVQTILDVVQSRDLRDELALLPGYSQSKTGNTIAAF, encoded by the coding sequence ATGACAGCGCCATCGGGCCAAATTATCAACCGGGTAAAACACTACCGGCAGAAGGCAAAACTATCCCAGACCGGGCTTGCGGATCTTGTGGGACTGAAACGCCAGGCCATCTATGATATTGAATCCGGGAAGTACCTGCCCAATACAGGCGTGGCCCTGAAACTGGCCCGGCATCTCGGCTGCAGGGTGGAAGACCTGTTTTACGAAGCGGCTTCAGACGCGGCCGGCCCCGTGGTCATGGGCGAGGATGCAGCCATGGGAGACGGACGGGTCTCCGTGGTAAAGGTCCGTGACAGGCTGGTGGCCTATCCTGTGGACGGCAGATTTTCCTTTCCCAATCAGCTGCGGCCGGCTGACGGGGTGTTTGAAAAGAAAAAAGGGCGGATCCGTTTTTTCGGTTCAGAGGCCGGTCTGGAAACGACGGTATTGCTTCTGGGCTGTGATCCGGCATTTTCGCTTCTTGCCGCCCATGCATCCCGGGTTGACCCCAATCTGCGCATGGGATGCAGGTTTGCCTCCACCCATACAGCCCTCGACCGCCTGGCTCAAAGCAAAACCCATCTGGCCGGCATGCACCTGCACAACAGCCCCGGTGAAGAGGCCAATGTTGCCCTGGCCCGTAAAAAACTGGCAGGTACCGGGGCCACCATTATCGGATTTTCAATGATGGAGGAGGGACTGATGGTGGCCGGGGGCAACCCCTTAAGGATCAATGGGGCCGATGATCTTGCCCAGCCCGGAATCCGGTTCATTAACCGGGAGCCGGGGGCGGCCCTGCGCATCCTTATGGACGGACTCCTTGCCCAAGCCAGGATACCGGGCACGGCCATCCAGGGATACGACATTGAGGTAAAAGGCCATAACCAGGGGGCCCAGATGATTGCCTGCGGCATGGCCGATGCGGCCCTGGGACTTCGCCCGGTAGCAGAGGCCTTTGGCCTGGATTTCATCCCCCTGGCCGAGGTGAGGTGCGACCTGGTGGTGCCGGCGGACCTGATGGCCGATCCCAGGGTGCAGACTATCCTGGACGTGGTCCAGAGCCGGGACCTGCGGGATGAACTGGCCCTGCTGCCCGGATACAGCCAGAGCAAAACCGGAAACACCATCGCCGCCTTTTGA
- the modA gene encoding molybdate ABC transporter substrate-binding protein encodes MKINLVRTIMASTLILLTALSIPVLAETNAVTVFAAASTTNAVTDIAALYKTSHKMDIRLSFASSSTLAKQIEKGAPADIYLSANPKWMNYLEKQGAIVKESRQNLLGNRLVLIAPAASSVKTIDVDGTLDLAGLLSDGRLSMGDPDQVPAGMYGKKAMENLGLWGGIENRIARAKDVRAALVLVERAEAPLGQVYATDAAISSKVKVVGFFPEESHPKIVYPVALVKKSAAARDFLAFVRSEAAAEIFKKYGFSIR; translated from the coding sequence ATGAAAATCAACCTGGTACGCACGATTATGGCCTCAACCCTTATCCTATTGACCGCCCTTAGCATTCCGGTGCTGGCTGAGACCAATGCGGTCACGGTGTTTGCCGCCGCATCCACCACCAATGCCGTCACCGATATTGCCGCACTTTATAAAACATCCCATAAAATGGACATCCGCCTCTCATTTGCCTCTTCCTCCACCCTGGCCAAGCAGATTGAAAAAGGCGCCCCCGCCGATATCTATCTTTCCGCCAATCCCAAATGGATGAATTATCTGGAGAAACAAGGGGCGATTGTCAAGGAAAGCCGTCAGAATCTCCTGGGAAACCGCCTGGTACTCATTGCACCGGCAGCCTCTTCCGTTAAAACCATAGACGTGGACGGGACGCTGGACCTGGCCGGGCTTTTATCCGACGGACGCCTCTCCATGGGGGACCCCGACCAAGTGCCGGCAGGAATGTACGGTAAAAAAGCCATGGAAAATCTGGGGCTGTGGGGCGGTATCGAGAACAGGATAGCCCGGGCCAAGGATGTCAGGGCCGCCCTGGTACTGGTTGAGCGGGCTGAAGCCCCCCTGGGACAGGTCTATGCCACGGATGCGGCCATCAGCAGCAAGGTAAAGGTGGTCGGTTTTTTCCCCGAGGAGAGCCATCCGAAAATCGTCTATCCCGTGGCCCTTGTGAAAAAAAGCGCGGCGGCAAGGGATTTTCTGGCCTTTGTTCGGTCTGAAGCGGCCGCTGAAATTTTCAAAAAATACGGGTTCAGCATCCGTTGA